In Streptococcus porcinus, the genomic window GAATACAATTAAGCTTCACGTAATAGAATAGTACCACCACTAATAATGTAACAACCAGTTTATTAGTCGGGGCCTTAGCTCAGCTGGGAGAGCGCCTGCTTTGCACGCAGGAGGTCAGCGGTTCGATCCCGCTAGGCTCCATAGGATATAAGTCCACCTAAACTTAATAATAAGTGAAGTTGAACACGCAACTAACTTCCTAGGAAAATAGATAATCTTCCTTGTGTGCAAGCACACTGTGTCAGAATCCTAATTTTCTACAGAAGTTTCGCTAAAGCGAGCGTTGCTTTGTATCCTAAACATAGTCCATTGAAAATTGAATAACTATATCAAATTCCACGATCATTAAAATGATTGTAGAAAAGTAACAAGAAATAAACCGAAAAAAAGATAAACGCGAACATATTAAAAAAAATAAGAAGGTCGAAAGACTGGAATAAGGTTAAGTTAATAAGGGCGCACGGTGGATGCCTTGGCACTAGAAGCCGAAGAAGGACGTGACTAACGACGAAATGCTTTGGGGAGCTGTAAGTAAGCGCTGATCCAGAGATGTCCGAATGGGGGAACCCACTAACTAATGGTTAGTATCCATGACTATAAAGGTCATGAGAAGGAAGACGCAGTGAACTGAAACATCTAAGTAGCTGCAGGAAGAGAAAGCAAACGCGATTGCCTTAGTAGCGGCGAGCGAAACGGCAGGAGGGCAAACCGAGGAGTTTACTCCTCGGGGTTGTAGGACTGCGACGTGGGACTTTAATTTAATAGAAGAATTACCTGGGAAGGTAAGCCAAAGAGAGTAATAGCCTCGTATTTAAAATTGAATTGAGCCCTAGCAGTATCCTGAGTACGGCGAGACACGCGAAATCTCGTCGGAATCTGGGAGGACCATCTCCCAACCCTAAATACTCTCTAGTGACCGATAGTGAACCAGTACCGTGAGGGAAAGGTGAAAAGCACCCCGGGAGGGGAGTGAAATAGAACCTGAAACCGTGTGCCTACAACAAGTTCGAGCCCGTTAATGGGTGAGAGCGTGCCTTTTGTAGAATGAACCGGCGAGTTACGTTATGATGCGAGGTTAAGTTGAAGAGACGGAGCCGTAGGGAAACCGAGTCTTAAGAGGGCGAAATAGTATCATGATGTAGACCCGAAACCATGTGACCTACCCATGAGCAGGTTGAAGGTGCGGTAAAACGCACTGGAGGACCGAACCAGGGCACGTTGAAAAGTGCTTGGATGACTTGTGGGTAGCGGAGAAATTCCAAACGAACTTGGAGATAGCTGGTTCTCTCCGAAATAGCTTTAGGGCTAGCGTCGATGTTAAGTCTCTTGGAGGTAGAGCACTGTTTGGGTGAGGGGTCCATCCCGGATTACCAATCTCAGATAAACTCCGAATGCCAAGTAGATATAATCGGCAGTCAGACTGCGAGTGCTAAGATCCGTAGTCGAAAGGGAAACAGCCCAGACCACCAGCTAAGGTCCCAAAATAATTGTTAAGTGGAAAAGGATGTGGGGTTGCACAGACAACTAGGATGTTAGCTTAGAAGCAGCTATTCATTCAAAGAGTGCGTAATAGCTCACTAGTCGAGTGACCCTGCGCCGAAAATGTACCGGGGCTAAAACAATTTACCGAAGCTGTGGATTACTAGTAATAGTAATGGTAGGAGAGCGTTCTATGTGTGAAGAAGGTATACCGTGAGGAGTGCTGGAACGCATAGAAGTGAGAATGCCGGTATGAGTAGCGCAAGACAGGTGAGAATCCTGTCCACCGTAAGACTAAGGTTTCCAGGGGAAGGCTCGTCCGCCCTGGGTTAGTCGGGACCTAAGGAGAGACCGAAAGGTGTATTCGATGGGCAACAGGTTGATATTCCTGTACTAGTATGTATAGTGATGGAGGGACGCAGAAGGCTAACTAAAGCGTGCGAATGGAAGAGCACGTCTAAGCAGTGAGGTGTGGTATGAGTCAAATGCTTATACCTAATACATTGAGCTGTGATGGGGAGCGAAGTTTAGTAGCGAAGTTAGTGATGTCACACTGCCAAGAAAAGCTTCTAGCGTTTAAATACATACTACCCGTACCGCAAACCGACACAGGTAGTCGAGGCGAGTAGCCTCAGGTGATCGAGAGAACTCTCGTTAAGGAACTCGGCAAAATGACCCCGTAACTTCGGGAGAAGGGGTGCTGTCAGCGATGACAGCCGCAGTGAATAGGCCCAAGCAACTGTTTATCAAAAACACAGCTCTCTGCTAAATCGTAAGATGATGTATAGGGGGTGACGCCTGCCCGGTGCTGGAAGGTTAAGAGGAGGGTTTAGCGCAAGCGAAGATCTGAATTGAAGCCCCAGTAAACGGCGGCCGTAACTATAACGGTCCTAAGGTAGCGAAATTCCTTGTCGGGTAAGTTCCGACCCGCACGAAAGGCGTAATGATTTGGGCACTGTCTCAACGAGAGACTCGGTGAAATTTTAGTACCTGTGAAGATGCAGGTTACCCGCGACAGGACGGAAAGACCCCATGGAGCTTTACTGCAGTTTGATATTGAGTATCTGTACCACATGTACAGGATAGGTAGGAGCCATTGAGAACGGGACGCCAGTTTCGTTAGAGGCGATGTTGGGATACTACCCTTGTGTTATGGCTACTCTAACCCAGATAGGCAATCCCTATCGGAGACAGTGTCTGACGGGCAGTTTGACTGGGGCGGTCGCCTCCTAAAAGGTAACGGAGGCGCCCAAAGGTTCCCTCAGATTGGTTGGAAATCAATCGCAGAGTGTAAAGGTATAAGGGAGCTTGACTGCGAGAGCAACAACTCGAGCAGGGACGAAAGTCGGGCTTAGTGATCCGGTGGTTCCGCATGGAAGGGCCATCGCTCAACGGATAAAAGCTACCCTGGGGATAACAGGCTTATCTCCCCCAAGAGTTCACATCGACGGGGAGGTTTGGCACCTCGATGTCGGCTCGTCGCATCCTGGGGCTGTAGTCGGTCCCAAGGGTTGGGCTGTTCGCCCATTAAAGCGGCACGCGAGCTGGGTTCAGAACGTCGTGAGACAGTTCGGTCCCTATCCGTCGCGGGCGTAGGAAATTTGAGAGGATCTGCTCCTAGTACGAGAGGACCAGAGTGGACTTACCGCTGGTGTACCAGTTGTCTTGCCAAAGGCATCGCTGGGTAGCTATGTAGGGAAGGGATAAGCGCTGAAAGCATCTAAGTGCGAAGCCCCCCTCAAGATGAGATTTCCCATGATTTTATATCAGTAAGAGCCCTGAGAGATGATCAGGTAGATAGGTTAGAAGTGGAAGTGTAGTGATACATGTAGCGGACTAATACTAATAGCTCGAGGACTTATCCAAAGATAAGAAATAATAGACAGACGTTTATTGACAAAGAGGTAGAGTTCTTGATAAGATATAGTTATTCAATTTTGAGTGGACTAAGATTAGAGTTCAATCATAAGTTAAGTGACGATAGCCTAGGAGATACACCTGTACCCATGCCGAACACAGCAGTTAAGCCCTAGAACGCCTGAAGTAGTTGGGGGTTGCCCCCTGTTAGATACGGAAGTCGCTTAGCTTAGACCACTCGATGGGAGTTTAGCTCAGCTGGGAGAGCATCTGCCTTACAAGCAGAGGGTCAGCGGTTCGAACCCGTTAACTCCCATAGTATTAAGCGGGTGTAGTTTAGTGGTAAAACTACAGCCTTCCAAGCTGTTGTCGCGAGTTCGATTCTCGTCACCCGCTTTATAGTTTTTACCAAGCTATACATTTATACTGTAGCTTGGGCGCGTAGCTCAGGTGGTTAGAGCGCACGCCTGATAAGCGTGAGGTCGGTGGTTCGAGTCCACTCGTGCCCATTAAAACATATGGTCCGTTGGTCAAGGGGTTAAGACACCGCCTTTTCACGGCGGTAACACGGGTTCGAATCCCGTACGGACTATATATGGAGGATTACCCAAGTCCGGCTGAAGGGAACGGTCTTGAAAACCGTCAGGCGTGTAAAAGCGTGCGTGGGTTCGAATCCCACATCCTCCTTTAAAGATTATCGCGGGATGGAGCAGCTAGGTAGCTCGTCGGGCTCATAACCCGAAGGTCGTAGGTTCAAATCCTGCTCCCGCAATAGATATTATTTGTATGTATCATGGCTCGGTAGCTCAGTTGGTAGAGCAATGGATTGAAGCTCCATGTGTCGGCGGTTCGATTCCGTCTCGCGCCATTACAATTTAATATTATGGAAAGATAGCGAAGAGGCTAAACGCGGCGGACTGTAAATCCGCTCCTTCGGGTTCGGGGGTTCGAATCCCTCTCTTTCCATCCTAACGGGCATAGTTTAAAGGTAGAACTAAGGTCTCCAAAACCTTCAGTGTGGGTTCAATTCCTACTGCCCGTGTTAGAATATGGCGGGTGTGGTGAAGTGGTTAACACATCAGATTGTGGCTCTGACATTCGTGGGTTCGATTCCCATCACTCGCCTATTTTATTGGGGTATAGCCAAGCGGTAAGGCAAGGGACTTTGACTCCCTCATGCGTTGGTTCGAATCCAGCTACCCCAGTTTTTAAATGAAAATTTGAAATGCCGGCGTGGCGGAATTGGCAGACGCGCTGGACTCAAAATCCAGTGTCCTCACGGACGTGCCGGTTCGACCCCGGCCGCCGGTATACTTGAAAAGACAAGGTTTATAGACCTTGTCTTTTTTTAATTTGTTCACTTTCTAAATCAATTTTTAGTTATAAATTCTTATTTATAACTTTCCTAAGCTGATTCTTAGATATATTGTGCTAATTTGGATGTGGTTTTTCTGATTGTTTTAACTACTGTTGCTTCTTCATTATTGTTTGATATGGTTATGCTGTTATATGGGATTTATTTTGATAATATATAATGATTAATCTTACAAATGAGGTCGGAATTGTTGTATTTACAGGAAGATGCTCAGGTCTCCTATTTAGTAGTTATCTCTAGTCTCAGAAAATCTAGTTTGGGAGTTAATCCTAATTTTTTGAAGTAGAGTATTATCTTTTTTTATTTTTAAAATAGATTTAAGTACTGCGCAGAAAAAGTTATGTTAGTATGGTAGAATGATAGACAAAAGTAAGGTTACATGGAGGTTTAAAGTGACTAATTTAACATTTAAGAACTACACAGAGTATTTAAGTGAAGTTTATCTGAATCACAAGGGAGATATGGGACTTTTTTTGAAATTAATTGAAGAAATTGGAGAAGTCGCCGAAGTGATGCAAGTTGGTGCAAAGAGAAACAAGAAAGAGCTTGGGAATGAATTAGCAGATGTTATTCACTATGCGCTGGCGATAGCCTCTGTCAATGGAATTGATATTGAAACAGTAATACTGACTAAAGATAAAGATGCTTCATTAAAATATGGGAGAGAGAGTAATTTGACTAATTATGTTAACCTACATAAGGAGGATATCAGGTAAAAAACCTCCTCATCGTATTTTAGTAGAATGAGGAGGGCTTATCGATAGGTTTAGTGTTTTAGCAGTTTTTAGTTGTCAGAAGACTTTTCTATGATTTCACCAGTCTTGGCGTTTATGGTATAGTCATATTCTACATTGTTTGCTGTAAATTTCACGTCGTAGGTGCTAGTAGCATCCTCCATGTCTTTTTTGATAGACATCATAGAAGTATCTTTTTCTTTCACGTTAGCATCCTCTAATGCAATGCTTTTAGCTTTATCCTGAGAAATAGACTCTTTCGTAAGGTCTTTAGCTCCAGATAGTCCTTTCGCATCAGTAGATTTTTTTATAATCTTACCAGTTTGAGCATTTACTGTATAATCATATTCTTTTTTGTCTGTATCAAAATCAATTTCATAAGTAGCTTTGCCATCTTCTTTATCAGATTTTATTTGTAGGTTTGATACATCTTTTTTATTTAATTTAGCATCTTTTAAAGCAATGCTTGTTGCTTTATCCTTTGAAATCTTTTTATTTATGTTATTGGTAGAACAGGCCGTTAATGCTAAAGTGGATAATAAAACGATACTAGTTGTAACTACTTTTTTCATATAATCACCTTTTCTAAATTTTATTTAACTATATTATATCAAGTGACCACACATTTGTAAAATGATATGGCTTATTTTGATATTGTCTTAAAGACGTGTTTTTGTGAATAATGGAAAAGTTCTGCTCAAAAAATGATAGTGCGGTAAGGAGAGAATTAATGTTCGTAATAAATACAGAAAGATTAGAGTTGAAGCCAATGAATAGGGAGTTTATTGACTCGACTCATCACTATGCATCAGATAAAGATGCTAATAGGTATATGCTTAATTTACCCAATGATTCTATTGAAGAAACTGAGGACTTTTTGTTAAACAGTGAATATAATTGGAAATGCTATTCGGAAGAGGAGTTTGAACTTGAATTTGCTATTATTTATAATAGTAAACACGTTGGAGGTTTGAGTCTTACAAAAAGGGCTGATGAGAATGTTGTTGAAATTGGCTGGATTTTGGCCAGGCCGTTTTGGCATCAAGGGATTGCTTTTGAGGCGGCTCATTCTGCTATAAGTTACTTTTCTGAAACATTCCAAGTCAAACATTTTATTGCCCACTGTGATAGTCAAAACCAAGCTTCTTATTTATTAATGGAAAAATTAGGTATGAAATGGATCGCGGTTTCTGATGGGCGCTTGAATAAGAAGGCAAAAGAAACGACTTCAGAGTATGTATATCGTTTAGACTTATAAGAATAGTAACCTTATAATGCTGATGGTCTTATTTATCGTTAATGTAATGATATAGTGGTTATCAAATGAAGGCCTCGCTATGATTCATATGGAGATAGTATTAACAATTCATTCTTTCACAGTATTCTAATTATTTTTTCTTCTTAACAAGTAAGCTTGATTTTGCTATACTAAAGAAAAGCGCTTACAGGAGATGGTGTGATGGAAATAAAAGATATGATGGCTCTAGTTGAAGATATGAAAGTCGGTGTTTTTGCTACAGTTGGGCAGGACGGTGAGCCTCATGCTAGGCATGCTCATATAACTGCTGCTAATGAAGAAGGTATATTTTTTATGACTAGCCCAAAGACTCGGTTTTATCAGCAACTAATGGGTGATGAGCGTATTGCTTTGACGGCGATGTTAGAAGATGGTTATTTGACACAGGTTATACGTATTGAGGGGGTTGCAAGACCGGTTGAAAATAAGTACTTGAAGTCGGTCTTTGCTAATAATCCTTACTATGATTACATTTATAAAGATGATGATGGTAGCAGTATGCAAGTGTTTCACCTTTATAAAGGAGAAGGATTTTACCATAGTTTGACTCAAGGGCATAAGTATATTTTCTCAGTTGGTAGGCAAGAAGAAGTGTATGTCAAGCCAATCTAGTTTAGATACTTCTACTTCCGCTTTTTAAATATGTTTAGATGTGATATTTGTTTAAGATTTGCTAATAAGACTTAAAAGCCGAAGACTAGGATTTATTAGTAAGAGTGAGTTTGTTAGAAAAGACAAAGTTAGTAAACTTTGTCTTTTCTCTTTGGATGAGAATAAATCTTTTTAGCACACGTGACTAGAAGGAGGAGCCAAGTGATGCCCATTGGAGGAAATATCTTCTTGCTATATAATGGGACTTTTGTTAAAATTTCTTATTATGATTTTGAGAATTAAAATGAGAGGCAAAAAATGAAAAAAATAGGACGTTTTTTTATTGGCGTTAATATTATGGCCTTAGGGGTGGCTATGTCAAAACAATCACAGTTAGGTACCTCACCAATTGCGGCCATTCCAAATGTCTTGTCGGAGACCTTGGAAGCTTCGCTAGGACTTCTGACAATAATATTTATGTTACTACTAGTCATCTTACAGTTTTTAATTTTAGGGAAAAATATCAGTAGAACTAGACGGTTTAAAATAGTCATTCAATTGGTGCCAGGAATTCTATTTGGTTTACTTATCAACTGTTATGATAGTTTGCTTCAGGGGTTTCAGGATACGAGTCATTATGGTAGCCAACTAACAGTCCTGTTGATAAGTGTTTTAGTACTTGCTTTAGGCGTTTACCTAGAGGTAAGTGCTGATTTTATCGTGATGCCAGGTGAAGGCCTGCCTCAAACAATTTCCAATACTTATCATTTACCCTTTGCTAAGGTTAAAGTGTGGACAGATCTTACGATGGTTGTCTTAGCTTTGCTCTTTTCTTTTAGTTTAGGTCATCCTTTTTCTGGCATTCGCGAGGGGACACTTATAGCAACCTTACTGACAGGACCTTGTGTATCCCTGTTTAATTCTTTTTTTGAAAAATTAAGCTAAATCATTTTTCCTTGTAGAAAGCATATCATAAACATGTTCTAATAGGTATAAGTAAAGGAAGCTTCAAATCAGAACTCTCTTAAGTATGAATTCAAAATAAAGCATATTTCTAAGGATGTGCTATAATGTAGTCAGAAAAGAGGCTAACCAATTATGAAAAAAAAAGAATATATCAAAATTCTACAAGATGTTATTCAAATTGAATCAGAAAATGGGAATGAAGAGCAAGTTGCTATTTATTATCGTGACCTTTTAAAAAGGCATGGCATCCCTTCGCAACTAGTGACCTATTTTGAAGGAAGAAGCAGTCTTATTTCTGAGATTTCAAATGGACCTGGACCTGTGCTTGCCTTATCAGGGCACATGGATGTTGTTAGTGTTGGTAATGTTGATGATTGGACTTATCCCCCATTTTCAGGGCATATTGAAAAAGATGTTATTTGGGGAAGAGGGGCATCAGATATGAAGGCCGGCTTGACAGCGCTGATTCTTGCTTTTATTGAAATCTATGAATCTCAACAATTTAAAGGAAAAGTGAAATTATTAGCAACTGTTGGTGAAGAGGTTGGAGAACTTGGCTCTGCTCAATTGACGGATTTAGGATATTTGGATGATGTTGAGGCAGTACTAATTGGGGAACCTTGTAATATTGGAGTTGTGTATGGACATAAAGGGTCTCTTAATTATAAGGTTACCTCAAAGGGAACATCTGCACATTCTTCAACGCCGGAGTTGG contains:
- a CDS encoding MazG nucleotide pyrophosphohydrolase domain-containing protein, with protein sequence MTNLTFKNYTEYLSEVYLNHKGDMGLFLKLIEEIGEVAEVMQVGAKRNKKELGNELADVIHYALAIASVNGIDIETVILTKDKDASLKYGRESNLTNYVNLHKEDIR
- a CDS encoding PepSY domain-containing protein, which gives rise to MKKVVTTSIVLLSTLALTACSTNNINKKISKDKATSIALKDAKLNKKDVSNLQIKSDKEDGKATYEIDFDTDKKEYDYTVNAQTGKIIKKSTDAKGLSGAKDLTKESISQDKAKSIALEDANVKEKDTSMMSIKKDMEDATSTYDVKFTANNVEYDYTINAKTGEIIEKSSDN
- a CDS encoding GNAT family N-acetyltransferase codes for the protein MFVINTERLELKPMNREFIDSTHHYASDKDANRYMLNLPNDSIEETEDFLLNSEYNWKCYSEEEFELEFAIIYNSKHVGGLSLTKRADENVVEIGWILARPFWHQGIAFEAAHSAISYFSETFQVKHFIAHCDSQNQASYLLMEKLGMKWIAVSDGRLNKKAKETTSEYVYRLDL
- a CDS encoding pyridoxamine 5'-phosphate oxidase family protein; the protein is MEIKDMMALVEDMKVGVFATVGQDGEPHARHAHITAANEEGIFFMTSPKTRFYQQLMGDERIALTAMLEDGYLTQVIRIEGVARPVENKYLKSVFANNPYYDYIYKDDDGSSMQVFHLYKGEGFYHSLTQGHKYIFSVGRQEEVYVKPI
- a CDS encoding YczE/YyaS/YitT family protein, which produces MKKIGRFFIGVNIMALGVAMSKQSQLGTSPIAAIPNVLSETLEASLGLLTIIFMLLLVILQFLILGKNISRTRRFKIVIQLVPGILFGLLINCYDSLLQGFQDTSHYGSQLTVLLISVLVLALGVYLEVSADFIVMPGEGLPQTISNTYHLPFAKVKVWTDLTMVVLALLFSFSLGHPFSGIREGTLIATLLTGPCVSLFNSFFEKLS